One window of the Silurus meridionalis isolate SWU-2019-XX chromosome 24, ASM1480568v1, whole genome shotgun sequence genome contains the following:
- the LOC124378623 gene encoding verrucotoxin subunit beta-like, producing the protein MDSTCMVIAALGRPLCPGMLYDCRRDSFIPGVTLWDKKALHDDLDVRQQPRTHLKFASSDTLSDKANLLDISASLKASFLCGLVEVGGSAKYLCDNKSSAHQSRVTMQYSQTTRFEQLTMKELAHITYPQVFEQKTATHVVTAVLYGAHAFMVFDHRSAENENKQNVEGNLYAVVKKIPTISIEGEASLKMTEEEKKVAENISVTFYGDFELEENPTTYKDALDVYKKLPILMKQQQNKGVPLTVWLYPLTLLDKAAAKLEREISMSLLHKTEKVLEEMGEVERRCNDLIQKQMTDNFPDVKARLVKFQDVHIGYKIAFQKALVTILPDIRGGTQEDKALGDILSIHNTSPFTADKMNQWLDYMMSELSILSSCLPNDLKVVTTMGSLNSIILDPTVDVVVCLSFTSLKYEDSYLAATEDFLNHGGFTKPEQTKEKLFSLQDAQFWFSSPDISKRMRQNLSLFTAFSKANKNDNKLKFITTSISDSSNPGISIRLYQEGRLTDPNFQPVSKPAKPVLETSDENVTLKFSKSPTGETVRFRVEYRTTLPTDSATDVDTWKVTDTSDAQTSFTLTELTPGEQYWVRYRAVSDVGVSEASDCVSFTFKKKRNTFTVGQSWNFSMHSNLNELRTEIMTSTGMSRWSPSTINSELTNVVSSPDIPYTYAISGGLRPGMAFYVQGVVSGQTFIINFLKNEDEVAFHIKHELNNLTWCDSLRNGRWEKQEHTSEYKLSEGSAFDIFIVIKTEGYEVYLNGKRCFLFKHRMPLEEVNALKIIQNVIINTVGSVKNWTTSTFNKELNSGISRTKLSDIQYDIPHPVSSPSKAYSGPIHGGLRAGVALFFQGVVASDCDQFMIILYTGAKNQDVAFYFNPRMDCVVLNSCTNWDWDDQLVRPGGPFVRGGAFDIIMVVNPENYEVIVNGLKYCTFDHRLPVDKVTTLGIDGDVFMNNFSIIEVETVTLKITYPAYI; encoded by the exons GAGTTACTTTATGGGATAAAAAGGCATTGCATGATGACCTTGATGTGCGTCAGCAGCCTAGAACACATTTGAAGTTTGCTTCCTCTGATACTCTCAGTGATAAAGCGAACCTCCTAGATATAAGTGCTTCACTTAAAGCAAGTTTCTTATGTGGGTTGGTGGAGGTTGGAGGATCAGCAAAGTACCTGTGTGATAACAAATCCTCAGCACATCAATCCAGAGTTACCATGCAATACAGCCAGACGACACGTTTCGAACAACTCACTATGAAGGAACTTGCCCATATCACATATCCACAAGTATTTGAGCAGAAAACAGCCACTCATGTAGTTACAGCTGTATTGTATGGAGCTCACGCTTTTATGGTGTTTGATCATAGAAGTGCAGAAAATGAGAACAAACAGAATGTTGAAGGAAACCTTTATGCAGTGGTCAAGAAGATACCTACCATTTCCATAGAGGGGGAAGCATCCCTGAAGATgactgaagaagaaaagaaagtggCTGAGAATATCAGCGTCACATTTTATGGTGACTTTGAACTTGAAGAAAATCCAACCACTTACAAAGATGCATTGGACGTGTACAAGAAGTTGCCCATTCTGATGaagcaacaacaaaataaaggtGTACCACTGACTGTGTGGCTGTATCCTCTCACACTTTTGGATAAAGCGGCTGCAAAGTTGGAGAGAGAAATCAGCATGAGTCTGTtgcataaaacagaaaaagtgcTGGAAGAGATGGGAGAAGTAGAAAGAAGATGCAATGATTTGattcaaaaacaaatgacaGATAATTTTCCTGATGTAAAAGCTAGACTGGTAAAGTTTCAGGATGTTCACATTGGTTATAAGATAGCATTCCAGAAGGCACTGGTCACTATTTTGCCAGATATTCGGGGTGGGACACAGGAGGACAAGGCACTGGGGGACATACTGAGCATCCACAACACATCACCTTTTACAGCAGATAAAATGAATCAGTGGTTAGATTACATGATGAGTGAATTGAGTATACTGAGTTCCTGTTTGCCGAATGACCTCAAGGTTGTGACAACAATGGGTTCATTAAATTCCATCATTTTGGACCCTACTGTAGATGTGGTGGTATGTTTGTCTTTTACGTCTCTAAAGTATGAAGACTCCTACCTGGCAGCTACAGAAGACTTTCTGAATCATGGAGGGTTTACAAAACCTGAGCAAACAAAAGAGAAACTGTTCTCTCTCCAAGACGCACAGTTTTGGTTCAGTTCTCCTGACATTTCCAAGCGCATGAGGCagaatctttctctctttactgCATTTTCAAAGGCCaataaaaatgacaacaaaCTCAAATTCATCACTACCTCCATATCTGACTCCAGCAATCCAGGAATCTCCATCCGACTTTATCAGGAGGGCAGGCTAACAGATCCTAATTTCCAGCCTGTATCCAAACCAGCAAAACCTGTGCTGGAGACCAGTGATGAAAATGTCACTCTGAAGTTTTCAAAATCCCCAACAGGAGAGACGGTGCGGTTTAGAGTTGAGTACAGGACGACACTGCCAACTGATTCAGCAACTGATGTTGACACATGGAAAGTCACAGACACTTCAGATGCACAGACCAGCTTCACACTGACTGAACTAACGCCAGGAGAACAATACTGGGTCCGATACAGAGCTGTTAGTGATGTGGGAGTGAGTGAAGCCAGCGACTGTGTCTCCTTTACCTTTAAGAAGAAGCGCAACACATTCACAGTGGGCCAGTCATGG AACTTTTCCATGCATTCTAACTTAAATGAACTAAGGACAGAAATAATGACCAGTACGGGAATGTCACGATGGTCTCCCTCTACTATCAACTCAGAGCTTACAAATGTTGTCAGCAGTCCC GACATTCCTTACACATATGCAATTTCTGGAGGGCTGAGACCAGGGATGGCTTTTTACGTCCAAGGAGTTGTTTCTGGTCAAAC gtttataattaattttctgAAAAACGAGGATGAGGTAGCTTTTCACATAAAGCATGAGCTCAATAATTTGACGTGGTGTGACAGTTTGAGGAATGGGAGGTGGGAGAAACAAGAACACACATCAGAATATAAACTTTCTGAAGGATCAGCATTTGACATCTTCATTGTGATCAAAACAGAAGGCTATGAG GTATATTTAAATGGAAAGAGATGTTTCCTGTTCAAGCACCGCATGCCTTTGGAAGAAGTCAATGCActtaaaataattcaaaacgTCATAATTAACACTGTTGGCAGTGTCAAG AACTGGACCACATCTACCTTTAATAAAGAACTAAACTCAGGCATCTCACGCACAAAACTATCAGACATCCAGTATGATATACCACATCCAGTCAGCAGCCCG AGCAAAGCATATTCTGGACCAATCCATGGAGGCCTGAGAGCTGGTGTTGCTTTATTCTTCCAAGGGGTTGTTGCTTCAGATTGTGATCA ATTTATGATTATTCTGTACACTGGGGCAAAAAATCAAGACGTTGCATTCTACTTCAACCCCCGCATGGACTGTGTGGTCCTTAACAGCTGCACGAATTGGGATTGGGATGATCAACTTGTGAGACCTGGAGGCCCATTTGTCAGAGGAGGAGCCTTTGATATCATCATGGTTGTTAACCCGGAAAACTATGAG gTGATTGTGAATGGCCTAAAATATTGCACGTTCGATCACCGCCTACCAGTGGACAAAGTGACTACACTTGGAATTGATGGAGACGTCTTCATGAACAACTTCAGCATTATTGAA GTGGAAACTGTTACCCTGAAAATCACCTATCCTGCATATATTTGA
- the slc2a15b gene encoding solute carrier family 2 member 15b, with protein MAEEVSNEPSGKIRGHLTSTLLAAAILSSFGSSMLYGYNLAVVNSPAQYIKDFYNHTAVRRNGKGLSHDSITVLYSITVSIFAIGGLVGSLTVGMLVTKFGRKGTLVKSTILVFVAGGLMGFSRHLSIPEMIFIGRFITGIHSGISLSVVPMFLGEIAPKNLRGFLGLVPSIFICIGVFIAQILGLHELLGKEEHWPVFLSLVVVPTFIQLMVLPWFPESPRYLLIEKHNIHATLNALRQYRAKANIQAEVEEMQKEQRSLSSLRTVSVLELLRDKAVRWQVISIMVINIGMQLSGIDAIWFYTNSIFENAGISVSQVQYTTVGTGAIEVIAGLIGCFTIERVGRRPLMIGGFSFMGICCAGITLSLVLQVYVPFMHYVSVICVVGIIAGFCIGPAGVPFLLTGELFKQSHRPSAYIVGGALNWISNFTVGFVFPFLQMSAGAFSYLVFFSICAGVAVYVYFVIPETKNKTFVEISQMFASRNNCELEGEQLPITEYFGLRVKNQYGALENKGKEEMYLWSDDE; from the exons ATGGCAGAGGAAGTTTCAAACGAGCCAAGTGGAAAAATTAGAGGG catTTAACTTCAACCCTGCTGGCAGCAGCAATTCTCTCATCGTTTGGCAGCTCTATGCTCTATGGCTATAACCTAGCTGTAGTCAATTCTCCTGCTCAG TACATAAAGGACTTTTATAACCACACTGCAGTGAGGCGTAATGGGAAAGGTCTGAGCCATGACAGCATCACAGTGCTTTACTCCATTACAGTGTCCATTTTTGCCATTGGTGGACTGGTAGGCTCCCTCACTGTGGGAATGCTAGTCACCAAATTCGGAAG AAAAGGGACACTGGTGAAGAGCACCATTCTGGTATTTGTAGCTGGTGGACTCATGGGCTTCAGCAGGCATCTAAGCATTCCTGAGATGATTTTCATTGGTCGCTTCATCACAGGAATACATTCAG GGATCTCTCTTAGTGTAGTGCCAATGTTTTTGGGGGAAATTGCTCCAAAGAATCTCCGTGGATTTCTGGGCCTTGTGCCTAGCATCTTTATCTGTATTGGAGTTTTCATAGCACAGATTCTGGGACTTCATGAACTCCTGGGAAAG GAAGAGCACTGGCCTGTTTTTCTCTCGCTGGTGGTTGTTCCTACCTTTATCCAACTAATGGTATTGCCATGGTTTCCTGAGAGTCCTCGTTACTTGTTGATTGAGAAACACAACATTCATGCCACTCTCAATG CTTTGAGGCAATACAGAGCAAAAGCTAATATCCAGGCAGAGGTGGAGGAGATGCAGAAGGAGCAGCGTTCACTCTCTTCACTGAGGACCGTCTCGGTGCTTGAGCTGCTAAGAGACAAAGCTGTCCGATGGCAGGTCATATCTATCATGGTAATCAACATAGGCATGCAGCTGTCTGGCATTGATGCG ATTTGGTTCTATACAAATTCCATCTTCGAGAATGCGGGAATCTCTGTCTCGCAAGTTCAGTACACAACGGTGGGCACAGGTGCCATTGAGGTTATTGCTGGGCTTATTGGG tgcTTTACTATTGAGCGAGTTGGTCGCAGGCCCCTGATGATTGGAGGATTCAGCTTTATGGGCATTTGTTGTGCAGGCATCACACTTTCCCTTGTTTTGCAG gtttaCGTGCCCTTCATGCACTATGTCAGCGTGATCTGCGTGGTTGGTATCATTGCAGGATTCTGCATTGGGCCTG CTGGAGTACCCTTCCTCCTGACAGGTGAGCTGTTTAAACAGTCTCACCGACCCTCGGCTTACATCGTTGGAGGAGCACTCAACTGGATTTCTAACTTCACTGTCGGATTTGTCTTCCCATTCCTGCAG ATGTCAGCAGGGGCTTTCAGTTACCTGGTGTTCTTCAGCATATGTGCAGGGGTGGCGGTCTATGTATATTTTGTCATCCCCGAGACAAAGAACAAGACATTTGTGGAGATCAGCCAGATGTTTGCTTCTCGAAACAACTGTGAGCTTGAGGGTGAACAGCTGCCCATTACAGAGTATTTTGGCCTCAGAGTGAAAAACCAATACGGAGCATTGGAGAACAAGGGAAAAGAGGAGATGTACctgtggagtgatgatgagtaA